One Methylosarcina fibrata AML-C10 DNA segment encodes these proteins:
- a CDS encoding DEAD/DEAH box helicase family protein, producing the protein MNSKVLNAVTGRLSLRPPQAESLSRLAHALKMAPELLQHEKDVPAVLSSLKSLFPTLEDFERDFPSLCFALATGVGKTRLMGAFIAYLHLAHGINNFFVLAPNLTIYNKLIADFTPNTPKYVFKGIAEFAQQPPIVITGDNYDQSGAVVRESLPGAFEDVRINIFNISKINSEVRGGKEPRIKRMQEVLGDSYFNHLAGLTDLVLLMDESHRYRASAGVRSINELKPLFGLELTATPFVESTRGPVPFKNVVMDYPLARAMEDGFVKEPAVVTQRNFDARAHTPEELEKVKLEDGVRLHETTKVELLTYARENGVKAVKPFMLVIARETAHAAQLLALLESDAFFEARYRGKVIQVDSSRSGAEEEAMITRLLAVESVDEPTEIVIHVNMLKEGWDVTNLYTIVPLRAANARTLIEQSIGRGLRLPYGKRTGVAAVDRLNIVAHDKFQEIIDEANRGDSPIRLKQLILEAPSSDDNKVSVQVSSGAMTRLGLTNLSPGPSPEFGRGEREQDKPLSQWESPLKGIKGWGEGGAPVFTREPELQAARMVMEVIGKYEIKRDLVPTSAALLKPEVQQVILQEVAERLKPVQSSWLAGESFNLADVVAKTTAVVVQQTIDIPRITVVPNGEVTTGFHPFKLDVAQLHLQPGEREIVGQMLRTNEQFTLASEIGLVERRLEDYIVHALVDYDDVDYFTHAELLYGLAGQMVQHLSGYLPEAEVRSVLARDRRLIAREIHAQMMAHFWEEATEYEVKVSRGFTELKPCNYTATAGRAAIAPGDSAVFSPSLGIAVRHFRETVTETGRIKQMLFGGFERCLYPLQKFDSDTERRFAVILERDARKWFKPAKGQFQIYYKLGTEQPEYIPDFVADTDTQIFMVETKAKGDIDSQEVQAKAAAAARWCRHASDYAAETGTKPWTYLLLPHDEIVESKRLADFQRFKLTDS; encoded by the coding sequence ATGAATTCAAAGGTTTTAAATGCCGTAACCGGGCGCTTGTCGCTGCGTCCGCCGCAAGCCGAATCGTTGTCGCGTTTGGCGCATGCGTTGAAGATGGCGCCGGAATTGTTGCAGCACGAGAAAGACGTGCCCGCCGTGTTGTCCAGTTTGAAGTCGCTGTTTCCGACGCTGGAGGATTTTGAGCGCGACTTTCCTTCGCTGTGTTTTGCCTTGGCCACCGGCGTCGGTAAAACCCGCTTGATGGGGGCTTTTATCGCTTATTTGCATCTGGCGCACGGCATCAATAATTTCTTCGTGTTGGCGCCGAACCTGACGATTTATAACAAATTGATTGCCGATTTCACGCCGAATACGCCGAAGTATGTGTTCAAGGGCATCGCCGAATTTGCTCAACAGCCGCCGATCGTTATCACTGGAGACAACTACGATCAGTCAGGTGCTGTCGTTCGAGAAAGCCTGCCTGGGGCCTTTGAAGATGTCCGCATCAACATATTCAATATCTCCAAAATCAACTCCGAAGTGCGCGGCGGCAAGGAGCCGCGCATCAAGCGCATGCAAGAAGTGCTGGGCGACAGTTATTTCAACCATTTAGCCGGTTTGACCGATCTGGTGCTGCTGATGGACGAGTCGCACCGTTACCGCGCCAGTGCCGGGGTGCGTTCGATCAACGAATTGAAGCCTTTGTTTGGATTGGAATTGACCGCGACGCCGTTTGTGGAATCGACGCGCGGACCGGTGCCGTTCAAAAACGTGGTGATGGATTACCCGTTGGCACGGGCGATGGAAGACGGCTTTGTCAAAGAACCGGCGGTGGTGACGCAACGTAACTTCGATGCCAGAGCGCATACCCCGGAAGAGCTGGAGAAGGTCAAGCTGGAAGACGGCGTGCGCCTGCATGAGACTACCAAGGTCGAACTATTGACCTATGCCCGCGAGAACGGGGTAAAGGCCGTTAAGCCGTTCATGTTGGTGATTGCGAGGGAGACGGCGCATGCCGCGCAGCTCTTGGCGCTGTTGGAGTCCGATGCGTTCTTTGAGGCCCGTTATCGGGGCAAGGTGATTCAGGTCGATTCCAGCCGCTCGGGCGCCGAAGAAGAAGCGATGATTACCCGGTTATTGGCGGTGGAAAGCGTGGACGAGCCGACCGAAATCGTGATTCACGTGAATATGCTCAAAGAAGGTTGGGACGTCACCAATCTGTACACCATCGTGCCGCTCAGGGCGGCCAATGCGCGGACTTTGATCGAGCAATCGATCGGTCGCGGTCTGCGTCTGCCGTACGGCAAGCGTACCGGCGTGGCGGCAGTGGACCGCTTGAACATCGTCGCGCACGATAAGTTTCAGGAGATTATTGATGAAGCCAATCGCGGCGATTCGCCGATTCGGCTGAAACAGTTGATTTTGGAGGCGCCGAGCAGCGACGATAACAAAGTCAGCGTGCAGGTGTCGTCTGGGGCGATGACGCGGCTGGGTTTGACAAACCTCTCCCCCGGCCCCTCTCCCGAATTCGGGAGAGGGGAGCGAGAGCAAGATAAGCCCCTTTCCCAATGGGAGAGTCCCCTGAAGGGCATAAAGGGTTGGGGAGAGGGCGGCGCGCCTGTGTTTACCCGTGAACCCGAATTGCAGGCCGCGCGTATGGTGATGGAGGTCATCGGCAAATATGAGATCAAACGCGACTTGGTGCCGACCAGCGCGGCATTGCTCAAACCGGAAGTGCAACAGGTAATCCTGCAGGAAGTGGCCGAGCGGCTGAAGCCGGTGCAGTCCAGTTGGCTAGCCGGCGAAAGCTTCAATTTGGCGGACGTGGTGGCGAAGACGACCGCGGTGGTCGTCCAGCAAACCATCGATATTCCGCGCATTACCGTGGTGCCGAATGGAGAGGTTACCACGGGTTTTCATCCGTTCAAACTCGATGTTGCTCAGTTACACCTGCAACCCGGCGAACGTGAAATTGTTGGGCAAATGCTGCGCACCAACGAACAGTTCACGCTGGCGTCGGAAATCGGTCTGGTTGAGCGGCGTTTGGAGGATTACATCGTTCACGCACTGGTGGACTATGACGACGTCGATTATTTCACCCATGCCGAATTGCTGTACGGCCTCGCCGGGCAAATGGTGCAACACTTGTCCGGCTATCTCCCGGAAGCTGAGGTGCGGAGCGTGCTGGCTCGTGATCGGCGCTTGATCGCCCGTGAAATTCATGCCCAGATGATGGCGCATTTCTGGGAGGAAGCGACCGAATACGAAGTCAAAGTCAGCCGCGGCTTTACCGAGTTGAAACCCTGTAACTACACGGCTACCGCCGGCCGCGCCGCCATCGCTCCCGGAGATTCCGCGGTATTCAGCCCATCCCTGGGGATTGCCGTGCGCCATTTCCGCGAAACGGTCACGGAAACCGGCCGCATCAAACAAATGCTGTTCGGCGGATTCGAGCGCTGCTTATATCCGTTACAAAAGTTCGATTCCGACACCGAGCGGCGTTTTGCCGTCATTCTGGAGAGAGACGCACGGAAGTGGTTTAAGCCCGCCAAAGGCCAATTCCAGATTTACTACAAACTGGGAACCGAGCAGCCCGAATATATACCGGATTTTGTCGCGGATACCGATACACAGATTTTCATGGTGGAAACCAAAGCGAAGGGCGACATCGATTCCCAAGAAGTGCAGGCTAAGGCCGCCGCCGCAGCACGGTGGTGCCGGCATGCTTCGGATTACGCCGCAGAAACAGGCACCAAACCTTGGACTTACCTGCTGTTGCCGCATGATGAGATTGTGGAGTCTAAAAGGCTGGCGGATTTTCAGCGATTTAAATTGACCGATAGTTAA
- a CDS encoding endonuclease domain-containing protein has product MNTKYPSNPSTYCNRGGNSSSPSPRGERGWGEGASLLEHAKFLRSNQTEAEQRLWYYLRAGRFMELKFKRQKPIGPFIADFVCLELRLIIEADGSQHGDEQDEKRNAWFRANGFTILHFWNNDVLAQTAAVLEQIRMVAGNLSKAADENKKP; this is encoded by the coding sequence ATGAACACGAAATACCCTTCAAATCCATCAACTTACTGTAATCGCGGCGGGAACAGTTCAAGCCCCTCTCCCCGCGGGGAGAGGGGGTGGGGAGAGGGGGCTAGCTTGCTCGAACACGCCAAGTTTCTCCGCTCCAATCAGACCGAAGCCGAGCAGCGGCTTTGGTATTACTTGCGCGCCGGCCGCTTCATGGAGCTAAAATTCAAGCGTCAAAAACCGATAGGGCCATTTATTGCCGATTTTGTTTGCCTGGAATTGCGTCTGATCATAGAAGCCGACGGCAGCCAGCATGGCGACGAGCAAGACGAAAAACGCAATGCCTGGTTTCGAGCCAACGGCTTTACCATCCTGCACTTTTGGAATAATGACGTTTTGGCTCAAACGGCAGCGGTGCTGGAACAAATTCGAATGGTGGCCGGCAACCTGTCCAAAGCCGCCGATGAAAACAAAAAGCCATAA
- a CDS encoding DNA methyltransferase: MTTRVKKFLSEVQAGLVPSSFWSAQEVGTNGQAKSELVNLFPGETPFSTPKPEALISRVIHIATNPGDLVLDSFAGSGTTGAVAHKMGRRWIMVELGEHCHTHVIPRLKKVIDGEDPGGITKAVNWQGGGGFRYYKLAPSLIVNDRWGNPVVNPEYNAAMLAEALCKLEGFTYAPSETRWWQHGHSSERDFIYVTTQNLSAEQLQALADEVGGIALSPGPSPASGRGESEPMAPGFSLGDGKEEFEPMAPGFSLGSGKGTDEPLSQLGEGLGRGRSGYSLLVCCSAFHGITAAQAIERWPHLTLKKIPKMVLARCEWGHDDYSLNVANLPMAEPSPPAPLPLAGEERKGNMQKNSKTIDLFEDEL; encoded by the coding sequence CTGACTACTAGGGTTAAGAAATTCCTGTCTGAAGTCCAGGCGGGTTTAGTTCCCTCATCTTTTTGGTCTGCGCAAGAGGTCGGCACGAATGGTCAAGCGAAATCAGAATTGGTAAACCTGTTTCCTGGAGAAACTCCATTTTCCACTCCCAAGCCCGAGGCACTAATCAGCAGAGTTATTCATATCGCTACAAACCCCGGCGACCTCGTCCTCGACTCCTTCGCCGGTTCCGGCACCACCGGCGCGGTCGCCCATAAAATGGGCCGGCGCTGGATCATGGTCGAGCTGGGCGAACACTGCCACACCCACGTCATTCCGCGCCTAAAAAAGGTCATCGACGGCGAAGACCCAGGCGGCATTACGAAAGCGGTCAACTGGCAGGGCGGCGGCGGTTTCCGTTATTACAAACTGGCTCCCAGCCTGATCGTCAACGACCGCTGGGGCAATCCGGTCGTCAATCCCGAGTACAATGCGGCGATGCTGGCCGAGGCCTTGTGCAAGCTGGAAGGCTTTACCTATGCGCCGTCGGAAACGCGCTGGTGGCAGCACGGCCATTCCAGCGAACGCGATTTTATCTACGTCACCACGCAAAACCTGTCTGCCGAACAATTGCAGGCTCTGGCCGATGAGGTGGGCGGTATTGCCCTCTCCCCCGGCCCCTCTCCCGCAAGCGGGAGAGGAGAGTCTGAGCCGATGGCTCCCGGCTTCTCTCTCGGAGATGGGAAAGAGGAGTTTGAGCCGATGGCCCCCGGCTTCTCTCTCGGAAGCGGGAAAGGGACGGATGAGCCCCTCTCCCAGTTGGGAGAGGGGTTGGGGAGAGGGCGCTCAGGCTACTCATTACTCGTATGCTGTTCGGCCTTTCACGGCATTACTGCCGCACAAGCCATCGAACGCTGGCCGCATCTGACCCTGAAAAAAATCCCCAAGATGGTGTTGGCGCGTTGCGAATGGGGGCATGACGATTACAGTCTGAATGTGGCGAATTTGCCGATGGCTGAACCCTCTCCCCCGGCTCCTCTCCCGCTCGCGGGAGAGGAGAGAAAAGGCAACATGCAAAAAAATTCGAAGACAATTGATTTGTTCGAGGATGAATTATGA
- a CDS encoding IS630 family transposase (programmed frameshift), translating to MPALKYKVNLTEDEKRGLEAMINKGKAAARHLTRARILLKAAAGIQDKDIIQALGVSESMVLTTRQRCVEEGPEAALKERPRPGRAPKLTEKQAAHIIALACSEAPTGHDHWTLRLLADKVVELAYADRCSYETIRQLLKKHSLKPWQKQEWCIPEVSAEFVAAMEDVLDLYEEPYDPLRPVVCFDESPKQLIAEVRQPLPPEPGQPARYDTGYERKGVCDLMMICEPKRGFRQVDITARRTKIEFAHSMKHIAELYPDAAVIRVVLDNLNTHKMASLYEAFPAEQARELARRLEFHYTPKHGSWLNIAEIELAVLSNMCLSQRIPDTESLRREVEANILPRNTKATPVNWRFTTQQARRKLARLYPCVSS from the exons ATGCCAGCTCTTAAATACAAAGTCAATCTGACTGAAGACGAAAAGCGTGGCTTGGAAGCCATGATCAACAAAGGAAAAGCCGCGGCACGCCATCTGACACGCGCGCGAATTTTATTAAAAGCGGCAGCGGGTATTCAGGATAAAGACATTATCCAAGCTTTGGGTGTCTCGGAATCAATGGTGTTGACGACGCGCCAACGGTGTGTGGAAGAAGGCCCGGAAGCCGCCCTGAAAGAACGCCCCCGTCCAGGACGTGCCCCAAAACTGACGGAGAAGCAGGCCGCCCATATTATCGCCTTGGCTTGTAGTGAGGCGCCGACAGGGCATGATCACTGGACCTTGCGGTTGTTGGCGGACAAAGTGGTGGAATTAGCGTATGCCGACCGTTGCAGCTATGAAACCATCCGTCAGCTTTTAAAAAAACACTC TCTCAAACCCTGGCAGAAGCAAGAGTGGTGCATTCCCGAGGTGAGTGCTGAATTTGTCGCGGCGATGGAAGACGTGCTGGACCTTTATGAAGAACCCTACGATCCGTTGCGCCCGGTTGTGTGTTTCGACGAAAGTCCGAAGCAACTCATTGCGGAAGTCCGCCAACCTCTCCCGCCTGAGCCCGGTCAACCGGCCCGCTATGACACCGGCTATGAACGGAAAGGCGTCTGCGATTTGATGATGATCTGCGAACCTAAACGCGGTTTTCGGCAGGTGGACATCACCGCGCGGCGGACCAAAATCGAATTCGCGCACAGCATGAAGCATATCGCTGAACTTTATCCGGACGCGGCGGTGATCCGGGTGGTGCTGGACAATCTGAATACCCATAAAATGGCGTCTTTGTATGAAGCCTTTCCAGCAGAGCAAGCCCGTGAATTGGCGCGACGGCTGGAGTTCCACTACACGCCCAAGCATGGCAGTTGGCTAAACATCGCTGAGATCGAACTGGCCGTCTTGTCGAACATGTGTTTATCACAGCGGATACCGGACACAGAGAGCCTCCGGCGTGAGGTCGAAGCCAATATCCTACCGCGCAACACCAAGGCGACGCCCGTCAATTGGCGATTTACGACGCAACAGGCACGACGTAAACTGGCTCGCCTGTATCCTTGTGTTTCTTCGTGA
- a CDS encoding site-specific DNA-methyltransferase, translating into MAKQKLELTWIGKDKRPRLEPRILLEDPEKSYYAKFRRFPSPPAPLPHTGEGSESLTLRQSEEHVSPSPQRGEHPEEHKGLGRGEQTDIFDNRLIFGDNLLALKALEQEFTGKVKCVFIDPPYNTGSAFTHYDDGLEHSIWLGLMRDRLEIIRRLLSDDGSLWITIDDNECHYLKVLCDEVFGRGNFVANVFWQKTPTRENRTDFSAVHDHVLVFAKSRAIWKEIRNPLPASESQLERFTNPDNDPRGVWASLPAHAKAEKGRRQAQFFTVTTPSGRKVDPPAGRCWLYTESRFNEMVADNRIWFGADGSNAPSSQSRRNTRIQASQFTSCLLRRKSPIDGRRLGVAR; encoded by the coding sequence ATGGCCAAACAAAAACTCGAACTTACCTGGATCGGCAAAGACAAACGACCCCGCCTGGAGCCGCGGATTTTGTTGGAAGACCCGGAGAAATCGTATTACGCCAAGTTTCGGCGTTTTCCCTCTCCCCCGGCCCCTCTCCCGCACACGGGAGAGGGGAGCGAAAGCCTGACGCTCCGGCAAAGTGAGGAGCATGTAAGCCCCTCGCCCCAGCGGGGAGAGCACCCTGAAGAGCATAAAGGGTTGGGGAGAGGGGAGCAAACGGATATTTTCGACAACCGGCTGATTTTCGGCGACAACCTGTTGGCGTTGAAGGCGCTGGAGCAGGAATTTACCGGCAAGGTCAAGTGCGTGTTCATCGATCCGCCATACAACACCGGCAGCGCGTTCACTCATTACGACGACGGGCTGGAGCATTCGATCTGGCTGGGCTTGATGCGCGACCGGCTGGAAATCATCCGGCGCTTGCTGTCGGACGACGGTTCATTGTGGATTACCATCGACGACAATGAATGTCATTATTTGAAGGTGTTGTGTGATGAGGTGTTTGGGCGGGGGAATTTTGTTGCGAATGTGTTTTGGCAAAAGACACCAACTCGGGAGAATCGGACTGACTTTTCCGCTGTGCATGACCATGTGTTGGTCTTTGCAAAATCTCGCGCTATCTGGAAAGAGATACGAAATCCATTGCCTGCATCCGAGAGTCAGCTTGAGCGATTTACAAACCCAGACAACGATCCCCGTGGCGTGTGGGCATCGCTGCCGGCCCATGCTAAGGCCGAGAAAGGCCGCCGGCAAGCCCAGTTTTTCACGGTGACTACGCCTTCCGGCCGTAAGGTTGATCCGCCTGCTGGTCGGTGTTGGCTCTACACCGAGTCGCGTTTCAACGAAATGGTTGCCGATAATCGTATTTGGTTTGGAGCGGACGGATCAAATGCACCTAGTAGTCAGTCACGAAGAAACACAAGGATACAGGCGAGCCAGTTTACGTCGTGCCTGTTGCGTCGTAAATCGCCAATTGACGGGCGTCGCCTTGGTGTTGCGCGGTAG
- a CDS encoding helix-hairpin-helix domain-containing protein, whose amino-acid sequence MIENKAIAEKLREIADLLEQQKANPFRVNAYWSAARTIETLPEPVEERLRRDGFSALLELPGVGEGIARSISEYVMTGRMSRLESLQSGHDPVALFEQIPGIGPKSAHRIIEILHIDSLEALEMAAHSGRLKKVPGFSAKKIELVQTWLSHVLGYRKPRLEPQQQTEEPPVGLLLYIDRQYRKKAEDGELPTIAPRRFNPGGEAWLPIMHVTKQGWHFTALYSNTARAHQLDRVKDWVVVYFYDDRHHEGQHTVVTETRGADSGKRVVRGREKECGDFYSEQGETSENAD is encoded by the coding sequence ATGATCGAAAATAAAGCCATTGCAGAAAAACTTCGCGAAATCGCCGACTTGCTCGAACAGCAAAAAGCCAACCCCTTTCGCGTCAATGCTTATTGGAGCGCGGCCAGGACCATCGAAACCCTGCCCGAGCCGGTCGAGGAACGGCTGCGGCGCGACGGCTTCTCCGCCTTGCTGGAACTGCCGGGCGTCGGCGAAGGCATTGCCCGGTCCATTAGCGAATACGTGATGACCGGCCGCATGAGCCGGCTGGAAAGCCTTCAGTCGGGTCATGACCCGGTCGCTTTGTTCGAACAGATTCCCGGCATCGGACCGAAGTCGGCGCACCGGATCATCGAAATCCTGCACATCGATTCGCTTGAAGCGCTGGAAATGGCGGCGCACAGCGGACGTCTGAAAAAAGTCCCGGGCTTCAGCGCGAAAAAAATAGAACTCGTGCAAACCTGGCTCAGCCATGTGTTGGGGTACCGCAAGCCGCGTCTCGAGCCTCAACAACAAACGGAAGAGCCGCCGGTCGGCCTGCTGCTGTATATCGACCGGCAGTACCGTAAAAAAGCGGAGGACGGCGAATTGCCGACCATCGCGCCCAGGCGCTTCAATCCCGGCGGCGAAGCCTGGCTGCCGATCATGCACGTGACGAAACAGGGCTGGCATTTTACCGCGCTCTATTCGAATACCGCCCGCGCCCACCAACTGGACCGAGTGAAAGACTGGGTGGTCGTTTATTTTTACGACGACCGCCATCACGAAGGGCAGCATACCGTCGTTACGGAAACGCGCGGCGCGGACAGCGGCAAGCGGGTCGTACGTGGGCGGGAAAAGGAATGCGGCGATTTTTACTCGGAACAGGGAGAAACCTCTGAGAACGCCGATTAA
- a CDS encoding phosphoribosyltransferase has product MSDNFPCTLLTWEQMYELCRRLARQLRTAGAPIDVIVAIARGGYIPGRILSDMLGVDDLAGFKIEHYRATQKRQQALVKYPLKADIDGRAVLLLDDVCDSGDTFAVGVEHVRQCGAPKRLMTAALHLKTVSRFVPDFYVETVSEWRWIIYPWAVNEDLSSLIARLPEGGRDAVWLRQEIEKRHGIEVTPRQIEDALLLLQGAEAEFGHPHRQGENRERPG; this is encoded by the coding sequence ATGTCCGATAATTTTCCCTGTACGTTACTGACCTGGGAGCAGATGTACGAGCTGTGCCGACGCCTGGCGCGGCAGTTGCGAACGGCCGGCGCCCCGATCGATGTCATCGTGGCGATAGCGCGGGGCGGATACATACCGGGACGGATATTGTCGGACATGCTGGGCGTCGACGACCTTGCCGGCTTCAAGATAGAGCATTATCGGGCCACGCAAAAACGGCAGCAGGCCTTAGTCAAGTACCCGCTGAAGGCCGACATCGACGGACGGGCCGTTTTACTCCTGGACGACGTGTGCGACAGTGGAGATACGTTTGCGGTCGGCGTCGAGCACGTTCGGCAATGCGGGGCGCCGAAGCGGCTGATGACCGCGGCGCTGCATCTTAAAACCGTGTCCCGGTTTGTCCCCGATTTTTATGTCGAGACGGTTTCCGAATGGCGCTGGATCATTTATCCCTGGGCGGTCAATGAAGATTTGTCGAGTCTGATCGCCCGGTTGCCGGAAGGCGGCCGGGATGCCGTCTGGCTGCGGCAGGAAATCGAAAAGCGGCACGGTATCGAGGTCACTCCTCGCCAGATAGAGGATGCCTTGCTATTGCTTCAAGGCGCGGAGGCGGAATTCGGCCATCCGCACCGGCAGGGAGAGAACCGTGAACGGCCGGGCTAG